CCATTGAGCTCCGCGAAGCGCGACATGTCGCCCGAGAGGAAGATCGTGGTCTTGACCACATTGGCCAGTGTCCCCCCCGCGGCCTCGACAAGCGCCTTGATCCCCGCAATCGCGCCCTCGACCTGTGCGGCAAACTCGGCATGCGGCTGCTTGGTCTCAGGGTCGAGCCCGAGCTGACCGGAGATAAAGAGCAGGTCGCCCACACGGACAGCCGGGGTGTAGGGAGCGCCCGAGACCGCAGCGCCCGCGCCAAAGATAGGTGTTTTTTCCATAGGTTGGTTTTCCTTTTCAACCAGCAATAGTACCTGGCATTTCGCGATTTTAGGGGGAGTAAGGGAGCAAGATAGGGAAAAACAAGTAGCATTACGGTTTTTGGCGAGAGACTGCCTAACCTAAATGTGCTCTCCTGAGAGACCGATAATCCTCAGTGGAGAAATCATGCTTAGCCGTTTCAAGAATAGAGCCCGCGTGTCCCCGAGGATTCCTCGTGCGTTTACGATCATGGAGGTGGTCCTCTCCCTCTTGGTCGTGCTGTTTATGGTGGTGATGGTCGCCGCCGTGGTTCCTAGCTCTCTGCGCACCAGCCGCTACAGCACCGATTTCTCGCAGGCTGCCTCCCTGGTCCAGCACAAGATCAACCAGCTCCAAGACGCTGGCTACAACGGGATGAACGCCCCGAACTTGGGCGGTAACGGGCTGGCGATTATCGATGGCTCCCCCAACACCCCGGCGACCAACCCCCTGGGAGACCAGAGCGTGACCTTTGAGTTTACGGACCGGGACAAGCTCTGGCAGTCCTTTGCCGGAGGAGTGGACTCGACCGGTGCTCGGATCACCGGTAGCAATACCCCGCGTGGCTATATCTACCTGGCCCCCTACAGCCCCAGTGCCTACACCAATGCCGCGGGAGCGACCGAGTACGGGCTGATCCGTGCCACGGTGACGGTTCAGTGGTGGACGAGCAAGGGCAACATGCAGGCCTTCTCGGGGACCACGCTGATCCCACGCGCGACCGTGAACTAGCAGCGACAGTGAACTAGCAGCGACAGTGAACTAGCGATGATGTTGAAAAATAAAACGTTGTTTAAGAAGCTAGCAAGGGCGTTCTCTCTCACCGAGGTACTCGTTGCCATGGTGCTGATGAGCCTGCTCTTTCTGGTGGTGGCACAGCTCTTCATGACCACGGGACGAACCGTGGGGAAGATGCATGCCATGACCAATAGCACCCGCTCCGCCGGGCTCGTGATGCAGTGGCTCGATAATGAGCTCCACGAGGCCTACGGTGTGGTTCTCCCCAGCGATAGCAACCCGGCTTGGGATGCGGGCCAGCTCGGGGCGGTAAGCCACTATGTGGCAGACAATCCTGGCGGGACGGTGAATGCGGCCTGGCCCTCGGAGCTCAACACGGCGGTCTTTATCCTCTACCCACCCGCGGGGGCAGCGACAGTCAAGGGCTCCAGTGGAGCTGATCTGGTCCTCGCGGGAGGCAACTTGCCGGTCAACCGGGGAGCCGCTGTGATCACTCGCACCGCACTGGTCTACCGAGGCAACCCCGATGGGACGACCAACCCGGGCTATGGCACCTGCCTCTGGGTGTGGCGCTTTGAGAATGGAAACCGGGTCGAGACTCGCTTGCTGACCAATGAGCTCAGTACGGCCTGGAACGCGCTGTACTTTCGGCGACACAACACCACCGAGCGTGCAGTGGAGGTCAAGGCGGTCTGTGGGGAGTCCGCCTATGCCTATGGCGAGCAGACCAGCGATAGCACCGATAGCAAGTCGAAGGTGACCCAGACCTCCGGGCGCGTGATCTACATGGCCAATACGGCGATGACAACACAGACGACGATCACCTACCCGAACAACCCGCTGCTCCTGCCCCAGGCGAATACGGCGACGCCCTCGCCGACTCCGGTGCCACCGACTCCGACGCCGACACCGAGTCCCAGCCCGACACCGCGCCCGACCCCAACCCCGACCCCTTTTGGGATGACTCCGGCACCCGCAACCCCGACTCCCGTGCCGACACCTACTCCAGCACCCACTCCTGTTCCCACCGCAACCCCGGTGCCGACACCCACGCCTGTTCCAACGCCCACCCCGACACCGATCCCGATTAACTAAGATGATGAAGCTACTTCCCACTAAAAATCTGCGCCGCCGCGGTGTGGCGATGGTTGGTGTGATGATCTTGCTCTTCTTGATCCTCTCGCTGTACATGATCTCGATGCTCAACCAAGGGCGTGGCGGGGACGTGGCCTCGTCTGCCAAGAGCGGTCTACACCTGACGCGTCGTCGTGCGGAGCTTCTTGGGGCGCAGACGATCTCTGAGGCGGGTGTTCGTATGTCGCTGCAGTGGCTGATGCAGCAGTCGAGCGCCCCGACGAACCTGACGGCGTTTGCGCCCTCGGATGTGGCGGCGTTCTACGGTGGCACGACGGTGAGCGGTTGGACGGAGGTGAGCATCAACCAGGGGCCAACCAGTGGCGAGAACGCGACTGCGGGTCAGGTGAACGGCACGGCTCGTATTCGCTTCTACCCGTATGCGAGCAACGCGACCTCGAACCGTAAGATGTTTGGGATTGAGTCCATCGGTGAGTACCAGGGCTACAGCTACACATCGCGTGTGTTTGTGCGCCAGAACAGCTTTGCACGTTACGCGTACTTCAGCGACACGGCTCCGTCGGGCTGGTGGGTTGCGGGCAGCACGCGCTTCCAAGGTCCGGTGCATGTCAATGGTGTGGACTCGACGGGCAACGCGGTCGATCCCAATGCGCGCATCAATATCTTGTTCAAGATGGATGACTGGACCGCACCCTACACGACCGACTGGATCTTCACCTACACTGACGATGGCTACTTCACGACCGCGATGGACTACTCCCAGATCAACTGGGTGCATAGCTCTGGTGGGAGCGCCTCGCCCTACGATCCGAACTGGTGGATGCCGTCGTGGGAGCATATCACCGCCGCAAGTCGTGCTCCCAAGACCAACCAGCCGATCATCAAGATGCCCACCGCGACCACGGACCAGAAGAGCGCCGCGCTCGGCAGTGCCAGTGAGCCGGGATCTAGCTTTGTTGGTGTCTTTATCCCCGCCTCCGGGACAACCGCAACCGCAGGGATCTATGTGGGGGGCGATGTGCTGGACATGAACCTCTCCTACCAGCAGCGCACGACACACCAGGACCAGCTGATCGATATTATCCAGGCCGGCTCGGGGACAAGCCAGATCAAAAGCTCGCTGGATATCTGCCCTGATGATCCCTATACCCGTCTGATGGTCTACACACGCGCCAGTGCCACGGCTGCATGGACTCTGGTAAGTACGACTAACTACACCAACCTGACCAATGGGGTGATCTATGTCAATGGCAATATTGGCTCACAGACTGGAAGCTTCTCCGGAGGGATCTCGGGGATTGTTGCCAATAACATGATGTCCGGGAGCACGATACTCAAGCCCAATACCTGGACTGTCGCCACCGAGAGCACCAAGACCATCAATATCAACGGCGGCATTGTCTACCAGAACTTGGTAAGCGATACGACCAATGCCTACAACATGAAGTCCAATGCCGGAGCCGCCAACGACACATCGGGGACGATGGGGCTGGTGGCGGGGAGCTTCCGTGTGCCCCTGCTCGACGATGGGGGAGCCGTCTTGGACTACCTGACGATTCATGCCGTGACCATGGCCTACAACACCTTTGCGGTGGTCGATCCCACGACCCGTGCTCCAGGGGTGATCAACCTCCTGGGGGGCTTCATTGTCAAGAACAACAGCCAGATGGGGGTCGTCCAGCTGGATGGGACGGTTGTCAATGGCTTTATCCTCAACCGCAACTACGACCAGCGCATCGCCGATAGCCCACCGCCCGCCTACCCGGTCGCGGACCGGAGCTACCAGGTGATGTCCTTCCAGAAGGTCAATACCACCCTCAACTAATGCTTAAGAAAGCTACTCGCTCGCAAAATGAAAACAAAGACTCCCCAACGAGGGAAACTAAATCGCCGCGGTGTGGCGATGGTCGGTGTGATGATCTTGCTCTTCTTGATCCTCTCGCTGTACATGATCTCGATGCTCAACCAGGGGCGTGGCGGGGACGTGGCCTCGTCTGCTAAGAGCGGTCTACACCTGACGCGTCGTCGTGCGGAGCTTCTTGGGGCGCAGACGATCTCTGAGGCGGGTGTTCGTATGTCGCTGCAGTGGCTGATGCAGCAGTCGAGCGCCCCGACGAACCTGACGGCGTTTGCGCCCTCGGATGTGGCCGCGTTCTACGGTGGCACGACGGTGAGCGGTTGGACGGAGGTGAGCATCAACCAGGGTCCGACGAGCAGCGAGAACGCGACTGCGGGTCAGGTGAACGGCACGGCTCGTATTCGCTTCTACCCGTATGCGAGCAACGCGACCTCGAACCGTAAGATGTTTGGGATTGAGTCCATCGGTGAGTACCAGGGCTACAGCTACACATCGCGTGTGTTTGTGCGCCAGAACAGCTTTGCACGTTACGCGTACTTCAGCGACACGGCTCCGTCGGGCTGGTGGGTTGCGGGCAGCACGCGCTTCCAAGGTCCGGTGCATGTCAATGGTGTGGACTCGACGGGCAACGCGGTCGATCCCAATGCGCGCATCAATATCTTGTTCAAGATGGCAGACTGGACCGCACCCTACACCACCGACTGGATCTTCACGTACCCCGATGATGGCTACTTCACGACCGCGATGAGCTACTCCCAGATCAACTGGGTCTACTCCTACGGAGCGGGAGCCTACGGCTACGATCCAAACTGGTGGATGCCTTCCTGGGGGCATATCACGGCGGCGAACCGTGCGCCCAAGACCGACCAGCCGATCATCAAGATGCCCACCGCGACCACGGACCAGAAGAACGCCGCGCTGGGGACGGCCAGCGAGCCCGCTATCGGCTTTAGGGGCGTCTTTATCCCCATGAGCGGCTCCACCCCGACCGCAGGCATCTACATTGGCGGAGATGTTAAGGACTTTACGATGTCCACCAACCTGCACTCTGGCCAGGACGATCAGATCTTTGAGATTATCCAGCAGGACGGAACGGGCGAGAAAAAGTATGTCATCGAGGTCTGCAATCTCAACAACGATATCAAGATAAAGACCTACGAGCGGGCGAGCCCAACGGCCTCTTGGCAGCACGATGGGACCACTAACTACACCGGCGGCACGACCAATGGGACGATCTATGTCAATGGGAACATTGGCAGCCAGACCGCTCCCTACACCGGTGGCCTCTCCGGCGCGATTGCGATGAACTACATGTCCGGCTCCACCGTTGTGCGGCCCAATACCTGGACCATCGCCACGGCGAGCAACAAGACCATCAATATCGACGGTGGCATTGTCTACAAGAACCTGATCACCGATGGCACCAATCCCAATAACCTGAAGTCCAGTGCCAATAGCGCGACGGACAGTACCGGAACGCTGGGGCTGGTGGCGGGGAACTACCGCGTTCCGCTGCTGGATGGTGGGGGGACGGCACTGACCTACCTGACGATCCATGCGGTGACCATGGCCTACAACACGTTTCAAGTGGTCGATCCTACGACCCGTGCTCCGGGGGTGATCAACCTCTTGGGGGGCTTTATTGTCAAGAACAACAGCCAGATGGGGGTGGTTCAGCTGGATGGGACGGTCAATAACGGCTTTATCCTCAACCGCAACTACGACCAGCGTATCTCCGACAACCCGCCTCCGGCCTACCCCGCCGCGGACCGGAGCTACCAGGTGATGTCCTTCCAGAAGGTCAATACCACCCTCAACTAGGGCCTTTGCTATGAACCGTCCGTCAGTGGCCTGAAAGTCCACTTCTGGGCCGCGCAAGCGCGAAGCGGGCCGAGCCCGCAGAGAAGTCTAAGTACTCTACGCGGCCTCGGGCCGCTTCGTTGTAGGCGGCATCAGACGGGGACTTTCAGGCCCTGGTAGTCTCCCCGTAACGTAGTGCATCTTGTAGTGGGGGCCGACATCGGGGACCTCGAAGCGGTCCCCTTCTACCTGCCAGCCGTTTTTTTCATAGAAGCCCACCGCACTCACCCGTGCGTTGCACCAGAGCGGGAGGGCGCGATGGCTGGCGTACTGGTGGACCGCCTCTAATACCGCACGTCCCACCCCCTTGCCCTGCCACTCGGGGGCAGTGGCCATGCCGCGAAGCTGGAGCCGGGAGTCTGCCTCAAGGACGCTAGCGCAGCCGATAACCTCGCCCTTTTGATCCAGAGCGGCGAAGTGGCGTGTGGTCGGGAGGTCGTCGCCGGGGAAGTGCGTGGTGCTCTCTGGGCGGCCGGGGCGAAGCACCCGCCAGCGCAGGGCGAGGAGAGAGTC
This genomic interval from Armatimonas rosea contains the following:
- a CDS encoding RidA family protein; translation: MEKTPIFGAGAAVSGAPYTPAVRVGDLLFISGQLGLDPETKQPHAEFAAQVEGAIAGIKALVEAAGGTLANVVKTTIFLSGDMSRFAELNGLYAAHFADGVKPARSTFAVAALPLGALVEIEAIAVL
- a CDS encoding PilW family protein, whose product is MFKKLARAFSLTEVLVAMVLMSLLFLVVAQLFMTTGRTVGKMHAMTNSTRSAGLVMQWLDNELHEAYGVVLPSDSNPAWDAGQLGAVSHYVADNPGGTVNAAWPSELNTAVFILYPPAGAATVKGSSGADLVLAGGNLPVNRGAAVITRTALVYRGNPDGTTNPGYGTCLWVWRFENGNRVETRLLTNELSTAWNALYFRRHNTTERAVEVKAVCGESAYAYGEQTSDSTDSKSKVTQTSGRVIYMANTAMTTQTTITYPNNPLLLPQANTATPSPTPVPPTPTPTPSPSPTPRPTPTPTPFGMTPAPATPTPVPTPTPAPTPVPTATPVPTPTPVPTPTPTPIPIN
- a CDS encoding GNAT family N-acetyltransferase, which gives rise to MFTIKETSADSLLALRWRVLRPGRPESTTHFPGDDLPTTRHFAALDQKGEVIGCASVLEADSRLQLRGMATAPEWQGKGVGRAVLEAVHQYASHRALPLWCNARVSAVGFYEKNGWQVEGDRFEVPDVGPHYKMHYVTGRLPGPESPRLMPPTTKRPEAA